The following nucleotide sequence is from Streptomyces sp. NBC_00239.
GTTGGGGTAGTTCACCGCCTGCGGGGCGACGCTCGTACGGGCCGAGCGGTCGGCGCGGGCGGGCGCGGCGGCCCGGTCTGCGGCCGGCTTCGTCTTCGCCTTCGCCTTCGCCGGGTTGGGCGCGCCGAGGGTGAGCTTGAGGCCCGGCCGGATCAGCGCCGGATCCCCGCCGATGACGCTCCGGTTGTCCTCGTACAGCTTCTTCCAGCCGCCGCTGACCCCGTGGGAACGGGCGATCCCGGAAAGGGAGTCGCCGGCGACCACGGAATAGGTGGTGGGCGCGGCGGCGGGCGCCTTGGCGGGAGCCGCCTTTGCGGTGGTGACGGAATGCACCGCGCGCACCGCCGCATTCGGCGCCGCGGCCGGGGCCGCGTCGGCCACGGGTGCGGCGAGCAGCGGGAGCGCGAGTGCGGCGCCGCCCGTGCCGGCGGCGACGAAGCCGCGGGTGAGCGGGTTGTTCTTCGGACGGCGGTGCTTGCCCGGTCCAGGCATGGTGAATTCCTCTCCCACGCCTACGGGGTGAGCTGTCGGGTTCGGGCCGGAGCTGCCCGGTCGCACG
It contains:
- a CDS encoding LysM peptidoglycan-binding domain-containing protein — protein: MPGPGKHRRPKNNPLTRGFVAAGTGGAALALPLLAAPVADAAPAAAPNAAVRAVHSVTTAKAAPAKAPAAAPTTYSVVAGDSLSGIARSHGVSGGWKKLYEDNRSVIGGDPALIRPGLKLTLGAPNPAKAKAKTKPAADRAAAPARADRSARTSVAPQAVNYPNNLDGWIRESLAVMARHGIPGTYNGIYRNVMRESSGNPLAINGWDSNAAAGIPSKGLLQVIDPTFRAYHVPGTSTDSYDPVANITAACNYAAARYGSIDNVFGAY